The genomic window TACACTGGCAGTCTTGTTAGAGTTCCCGACTTGACTCGCTGGCAACTAACAACAGGGGTTGCGCTCGTTATAGGACTTAACCTGACACCTCACGGCACGAGCTGACGACAACCATGCAGCACCTTGTAAATTGTCTTGCGAAAGTTCTGTTTCCAAAACGGTCAATCTACATTTAAGCCTTGGTAAGGTTCCTCGCGTATCATCGAATTAAACCACATGCTCCACCGCTTGTGCGGGCCCCCGTCAATTCCTTTGAGTTTCATTCTTGCGAACGTACTCCCCAGGTGGGATACTTATCACTTTCGCTTAGCCACTGAAATTGCTTCCAACAGCTAGTATCCATCGTTTACGGCGTGGACTACCAGGGTATCTAATCCTGTTCGCTACCCACGCTTTCGTCCATCAGCGTCAATCCATAAGTAGTAACCTGCCTTCGCAATTGGTATTCCATGTAATCTCTAAGCATTTCACCGCTACACTACATATTCTAGTTACTTCCTTATAATTCAAGTCTAGCAGTATCAATGGCCGTTCCACCGTTGAGCGATGGGCTTTCACCACTGACTTACTAAACCGCCTACGGACCCTTTAAACCCAATGATTCCGGATAACGCTTGGATCCTCCGTATTACCGCGGCTGCTGGCACGGAGTTAGCCGATCCTTATTCTCACAGTACCGTCAAGACGCTACACGTAGCGTTGTTTCTTCCTGTGCAAAAGCAGTTTACAATCCATAGGACCGTCATCCTGCACGCGGCATGGCTGGTTCAGACTTGCGTCCATTGACCAATATTCCTCACTGCTGCCTCCCGTAGGAGTCTGGTCCGTGTCTCAGTACCAGTGTGGGGGATCTCCCTCTCAGGACCCCTACCCATCGTAGCCTTGGTAAGCCGTTACCTTACCAACTAGCTAATGGGACGCATGCTCATCTTTCACCGTTGTGACTTTAATAACATCTCGATGCCGAGTCGTTATACTATGAGGTATTAATCCAAATTTCTCTGGGCTATCCCTCTGTGAAAGGTAGATTGCATACGCGTTACGCACCCGTGCGCCGGTCTCTAGCTCCGAAGAACTATACCCCTCGACTTGCATGTGTTAAGCCTGCCGCTAGCGTTCATCCTGAGCCAGGATCAAACTCTTCATCGTATATTGTTTAGTCTTGCGACTTATTTATTATTCGACTCAAATTCTAGTGGTTTTTTAAATCTTCCGATTCTCTTACTCTCTTTATATTTGTTCCGATTTGCATCGGAACGGCTGTCAATTCAATATGTCTAGGAACGTGTCTTTTTATATCTCGCTATTCTTTCGTTTAGCGGGTGCAAAAGTAGTAACTCTTTTTCAATCTGGCAAACTTTTTTGAAGTTTTTTTTAAGAAAATTTCTTCTCCCTTTCTTCTCCCTTTCTTCTCAATTCTTTACCAGTATATCAATGATCGTTGCTATTTTAGCGGGGTGCAAATGTAACACCTCTTTTTAAATCTCACAAACTTTTTTCGAATTTTTTGAAAATAAATTTTCTTATCCTTTTAATCCGTTTGCCAGTATTTTAAATGAACTTCTGCGTCTTTGCGGGTGCAAAAGTAGGCACTCTTTTCAATTAAACAATGCCTTTCTCAATCTTTTTTTTATTCTTTTTTTTAAAGCACTGACTTTACGAGTTTTACAGTAGGAGATTTTTTGTAAATTATGATTTTAAGATAGACCTTTTTGAGAATTGTGGCGGTTTTGGTGGGATTCAAACACAATGAAACCTAGATCAACACAGATTAGCTAACACAAAAAAAACGCATTTAAAAGGATTCTCTTCTTGAATTGCCTAAAAAAACCTCACCCCGACCCTCTCCAAAGAAGAGGAAGACGTGACACTTATGAGTATTTACAGATCAATATTCTCGTTTATTGCTCAAAACGGGATATCCCTTTTAATAAACTTACCTATATATAAAGAGAAACTTTCTCATTAACAACCAACCCTAGCCCTGATAGTAGTAGAAATCCTTGTGAAAAGACAGACTAATTTTTATTGTCCTAAAAGAGCAACCAAAGGAAGCTCCTTTTTGAGCGTAGAAAAATAGACTGGATTGAGCAAGATTACTTCACTTCACTTTTATTTTCATCGGAGTTCAGTGAACTCCGTTTGTAACAGAGAGAAGGATTTAGCTCCTAAAGAAAAATCTAATCGAAACGAATGGCCTTTACCGGAGATATTTTGGTTATTATATAGGAAGGAATCAACAATACCAGGGAACAAACTGTAACAGTGAGCATATTTAACAATAGAACATATCCCCAGTTCAGGTAAACTGGCGCTTGGTTGACGTAATAATTCTCGGGGTTGAGCTTGATGATTCCGAAATATTGCTGGATCAGCAATAATGAAATACCTATTAAGTTGCCCCAAAACAGTCCTCTTACTATAAGGTAGAAGGCATTGTACAGGAATATTTTTCGTACTGACCAATTGTTTGCACCCAAGGCTTTTAGTATTCCAATCATTTGGGTGCGTTCAAGAATAAGCACCAATAGCGCCACGACCATATTGATGGTGGCCACAAGAATCATTACCCCCAATATGATTACGATGTTGAAATCGAAGAGTTTTAACCACTCGAAGATGTAACTGTATTTTTCCACGATAGTCTGGGTATCTTGCGTGGAGGTAGTTTGTTCATAGACTTTTTGTCCAATTGGCTCTATATTATTGAAATCATTGACAAAAACTTCGAATGCGCCGACTTGATCTGACTTCCATTTGTTCATTCGTTGAATGTGTCGAATGTCTCCTATAATATAAGTAGCGTCGAATTCCTGGAATCCCGAGTCGAAAAGACCAGTAATTTTGAATCTTCGACTATTGGGTAATTGATTTTGATCTTCCTTGATAAAAAAGGTATTGAAGGAGTCACCTACTTTTAAGTTTAATCGATTTGCCAAAAACTGGGAAATCACGACTTCGTTATTAAGTCCTTTTGAAAAATCGGGTAATCTGCCGGAAACAACGTACTCCTTTATATCATTCCATTGGTAATCCGTTCCCACTCCTTTGAGAATTATCCCTTCGAAAGCGGTTTCCGTCCTGATGATTCCGGCTTTACTGGCAATGGCCTGGATGTGGGTAACCTCGGGAACGGAATTAAACTTTGGATAAAAATTCTGTTTCTTGGAAATGGGAACCA from Flavobacterium eburneipallidum includes these protein-coding regions:
- a CDS encoding ABC transporter permease translates to MNLEYFIAKRLITAKHFKSSISAPIIKIAISAIAIGMIMMIVSVATGIGLQQKIRDKVSAFNGQVIISNYDNNQSEVTLVPISKKQNFYPKFNSVPEVTHIQAIASKAGIIRTETAFEGIILKGVGTDYQWNDIKEYVVSGRLPDFSKGLNNEVVISQFLANRLNLKVGDSFNTFFIKEDQNQLPNSRRFKITGLFDSGFQEFDATYIIGDIRHIQRMNKWKSDQVGAFEVFVNDFNNIEPIGQKVYEQTTSTQDTQTIVEKYSYIFEWLKLFDFNIVIILGVMILVATINMVVALLVLILERTQMIGILKALGANNWSVRKIFLYNAFYLIVRGLFWGNLIGISLLLIQQYFGIIKLNPENYYVNQAPVYLNWGYVLLLNMLTVTVCSLVLLIPSYIITKISPVKAIRFD